The following coding sequences lie in one Corynebacterium humireducens NBRC 106098 = DSM 45392 genomic window:
- the rplD gene encoding 50S ribosomal protein L4: protein MTNLKLDVHTADGKTDGQVELPAEIFDREVSIALMHQVVNAQLAGARQGTHSTKTRSEVRGGGRKPFRQKGTGRARQGSIRAPHFTGGGISHGPKPRDYSQRTPKKMKAAALAGALTDRARNARIHVITELVPGQTPSTKSARTFIERLTDRKSVLLVVGREDLNARRSANNLPGVHILDAGQLNTYDVLNSDDIVFSVEALHAFINRNAVADQEEN from the coding sequence ATGACCAATCTGAAGCTCGACGTCCACACCGCTGACGGTAAGACTGACGGCCAGGTTGAGCTGCCGGCCGAGATCTTCGACCGTGAGGTGTCCATCGCTCTGATGCACCAGGTCGTCAACGCCCAGCTCGCCGGCGCCCGTCAGGGCACCCACTCCACCAAGACCCGTTCCGAGGTCCGTGGTGGTGGCCGCAAGCCGTTCCGCCAGAAGGGAACCGGTCGCGCCCGTCAGGGTTCGATCCGCGCTCCGCACTTCACCGGCGGCGGCATCTCGCACGGTCCGAAGCCGCGCGACTACAGCCAGCGCACCCCCAAGAAGATGAAGGCCGCCGCACTCGCAGGCGCCCTGACCGACCGCGCACGCAACGCTCGCATCCACGTGATCACCGAGCTCGTTCCGGGTCAGACCCCGTCGACCAAGTCGGCACGCACCTTCATCGAGCGCCTGACCGACCGCAAGTCGGTTCTGCTCGTCGTCGGCCGCGAGGACCTCAACGCCCGCCGCAGCGCCAACAACCTGCCGGGTGTCCACATCCTGGATGCCGGCCAGCTGAACACCTACGACGTCCTCAACTCGGACGACATCGTGTTCTCCGTTGAGGCGCTGCACGCCTTCATCAACCGCAACGCTGTTGCGGACCAGGAGGAGAACTAA